One window of the Triticum dicoccoides isolate Atlit2015 ecotype Zavitan chromosome 3B, WEW_v2.0, whole genome shotgun sequence genome contains the following:
- the LOC119275604 gene encoding protein NLP3-like — translation MDIDPSSVSHADGGGDLWPFDSLTTSLFFSSVSSSPPLHPLPVASSSWLTPPSPLWLFEDRQMMPIEAGPAPAAAPDNTAAVAEEAQRARSGNSDTPIKKTERLNNKWQFNLALHDDSTNSSCLFKEKLTHALRYFKESTDQHLLVQVWAPVKSGDRYVLTTSGQPFVLDHQSIGLLQYRAVSMMYMFSVDGDNAGELGLPGRVYKQKVPEWTPNVQYYSSTEYPRLNHAISYNVHGTVALPVFDPSVQSCIAVVELIMTSKKINYADEVDKVCKALEAVNLKSTEILEHPNVQICNEGRQSALVEILEILTVVCEEHKLPLAQTWVPCKYRSVLAHGGGVKKSCLSFDGSCMGEVCMSTSDVAFHVIDAHMWGFRDACVEHHLQKGQGVSGKAFIYQRPCFSKDISQFCKLEYPLVHYARMFGLAGCFAICLQSPYTGDDYYMLEFFLPPSCKEEDDQNALLESILGLINQCLRNLKVAGNGESNEASLQLSNVIMIESEDFKTNVHFENSEGFRESPEGETHGGAHEFDKVNSKVSEGHLLADDNSHNNGVSVSRPNGSAASDSSLLHKNGKPPERRRGKAEKTISLEVLQQYFSGSLKNAAKSLGVCPTTMKRICRQHGISRWPSRKINKVNRSLSKLKQVIESVQGSDAAFNLTSITGPLPTIPVGPSSDSFNKEKASESKAEHSNRAVDGDRDSSLQKSQENGSHFGALMSQQGFADTGNNVQLEADKASLSRSSSGEGSINSRTSEGSCQGSPTNQTFVCQPIASMFLEPQEPQLNPEGFTKEPFQEPELPLSRMLIEDSGSSKDLKNLFGSAIGQPMLAPPSNFGPMRNSGTVTIKASFKEDIVRFRFQCSSSVMALKDEVAKRLRMDAGMFDIKYLDDDHEWVKLACNADLEECIEISRHSGTHVIRLLVSDVAAHIGSSCGSSG, via the exons ATGGACATCGACCCTTCCTCGGTCTCCCACGCCGACGGCGGGGGCGACCTGTGGCCGTTCGACTCGCTCACCACgtccctcttcttctcctccgtctCCTCCTCCCCGCCGCTCCACCCGCTGCCCGTCGCTTCCTCCTCGTGGCTCACGCCGCCGTCTCCGCTCTGGCTCTTCGAGGACCGCCAGATGATGCCGATCGAGGCGGGCCCTGCGCCCGCCGCGGCGCCGGACAACACTGCCGCCGTCGCAGAGGAGGCCCAGCGAGCACGCTCCG GGAATTCGGACACGCCAATTAAGAAGACCGAACGTCTCAACAACAAATGGCAATTTAACCTAGCTCTGCATGACGATAGCACGAACAGCTCATGCTTGTTCAAGGAGAAGCTGACTCATGCTCTCAGGTACTTCAAGGAGTCAACAGATCAACACCTGTTGGTCCAGGTTTGGGCGCCGGTTAAGAGTGGCGATCGCTATGTGCTTACTACATCAGGACAACCCTTTGTACTTGACCACCAGAGCATTGGGCTGCTTCAGTACAGGGCTGTATCCATGATGTACATGTTCTCAGTAGACGGAGATAATGCTGGGGAGCTTGGGTTACCTGGACGTGTCTACAAGCAAAAAGTGCCTGAGTGGACACCAAACGTGCAGTATTATAGCAGCACTGAGTACCCACGGCTTAACCATGCCATCAGTTACAATGTTCATGGTACCGTTGCCTTGCCTGTTTTTGATCCTTCTGTTCAATCATGTATTGCTGTCGTCGAACTTATAATGACATCGAAGAAGATAAACTATGCCGATGAGGTTGATAAAGTCTGCAAAGCTCTTGAG GCAGTAAATCTTAAAAGCACTGAGATATTGGAGCATCCAAATGTCCAG ATTTGCAATGAAGGCCGTCAATCTGCCCTGGTGGAGATACTGGAGATCCTGACAGTCGTATGTGAAGAGCACAAGCTTCCATTAGCACAAACATGGGTTCCTTGCAAATATAGAAGTGTGTTGGCGCATGGTGGTGGTGTTAAGAAAAGTTGCTTGAGctttgatggaagttgcatgggggAAGTCTGCATGTCAACCAGTGATGTGGCATTTCATGTGATTGATGCTCATATGTGGGGATTCCGAGATGCCTGTGTAGAACATCATCTACAGAAGGGACAGGGAGTTTCTGGCAAGGCGTTTATCTATCAAAGACCTTGCTTTTCAAAAGATATCAGTCAGTTTTGTAAGCTGGAGTACCCCCTTGTGCACTATGCTCGTATGTTTGGATTGGCTGGCTGCTTTGCTATATGTTTACAAAGTCCTTATACTGGTGATGATTATTATATGCTAGAGTTTTTCCTGCCACCCAGTTGTAAAGAGGAAGATGATCAAAATGCCTTGTTGGAGTCTATATTAGGTCTGATCAATCAGTGTCTCCGTAATCTGAAGGTAGCTGGTAATGGAGAATCCAACGAAGCTTCTCTTCAACTTAGTAATGTCATAATGATTGAAAGTGAAGATTTCAAGACAAATGTGCATTTTGAGAACTCTGAAGGTTTTCGTGAATCGCCCGAAGGTGAAACACATGGAGGAGCCCACGAGTTCGATAAAGTGAATAGTAAAGTATCAGAGGGACATTTGTTGGCTGATGATAACTCTCATAACAATGGCGTATCTGTCTCCAGGCCAAATGGTAGCGCGGCTTCTGATTCTTCATTGCTTCACAAAAATGGCAAACCCCCTGAAAGGAGACGGGGGAAAGCTGAAAAAACAATCAGCTTAGAAGTTCTTCAGCAATATTTTTCTGGAAGTCTGAAAAATGCAGCAAAAAGCCTTGGTG TGTGCCCCACAACCATGAAGCGCATCTGCAGGCAACATGGGATTTCTCGTTGGCCATCCCGAAAAATTAACAAGGTCAACCGGTCTCTCTCGAAGTTAAAGCAAGTAATTGAGTCTGTTCAAGGCTCAGACGCGGCATTTAACCTGACATCTATCACAGGCCCTCTCCCTACTATTCCTGTTGGCCCTTCATCAGATTCTTTCAATAAAGAGAAAGCAAGTGAAAGTAAAGCAGAACATTCAAATCGTGCTGTTGATGGTGACAGAGATTCATCTTTACAGAAATCACAGGAAAATGGTAGCCACTTTGGTGCACTCATGTCCCAGCAAGGATTTGCAGACACTGGGAACAATGTTCAACTTGAAGCAGACAAAGCTTCTCTCTCGAGAAGCTCATCGGGAGAAGGCAGCATAAATTCACGTACTTCGGAGGGCTCATGTCAGGGAAGTCCCACAAACCAGACGTTTGTTTGCCAGCCTATTGCTTCAATGTTCTTGGAACCACAAGAACCACAACTGAATCCGGAAGGGTTCACAAAAGAACCTTTCCAAGAACCAGAGCTACCACTTTCCAGGATGCTCATAGAGGATTCTGGTAGTTCCAAGGATTTGAAGAATCTCTTTGGTTCAGCAATTGGCCAACCAATGTTAGCCCCTCCCAGCAATTTTGGGCCAATGCGAAATTCGGGGACTGTGACGATAAAGGCGAGCTTTAAGGAAGACATTGTAAGGTTCCGTTTCCAGTGTTCTAGCAGCGTTATGGCTTTGAAAGATGAGGTTGCCAAAAGGCTGAGGATGGATGCTGGCATGTTTGATATCAAGTACCTTGACGATGATCACGAGTGGGTGAAGTTGGCGTGCAATGCGGACTTGGAAGAATGCATAGAAATCTCCCGGCATTCTGGTACCCATGTCATCAGGCTGTTGGTTAGCGACGTTGCGGCCCACATTGGTAGTTCCTGTGGAAGCTCCGGTTGA